A section of the Rhodothermus profundi genome encodes:
- a CDS encoding LPS export ABC transporter periplasmic protein LptC, giving the protein MNCLPLLLLSSLLLVASCRQPPPPELKAAVQAEQEPRQESWQVDYRLSLEGKPRARLLAAHLIRQEYPESTYVVLEGSADEPVRGWIFTPEGDSGAAFQARRVIYYEHDRRFEAEGAVEVITPEGRRLLTERLRWLEDQERLQAPGFVRLLSPDEQVEGFELDADEQLTSYRLRRVTGRVVIEEASANE; this is encoded by the coding sequence ATGAATTGCCTGCCGCTTCTTCTGCTGAGTAGCTTGCTGCTGGTCGCCTCCTGCCGGCAACCTCCACCCCCCGAGCTAAAGGCGGCGGTTCAGGCCGAGCAAGAACCCCGGCAGGAAAGCTGGCAGGTCGATTACCGACTCTCTCTGGAAGGAAAACCCCGCGCACGGCTGCTGGCAGCGCACCTCATTCGCCAGGAATATCCAGAAAGCACGTATGTAGTGCTTGAAGGCTCAGCAGATGAACCAGTGCGCGGCTGGATCTTTACGCCCGAAGGAGATTCGGGCGCTGCCTTTCAGGCCAGACGGGTCATATACTACGAACATGACCGTCGTTTTGAAGCAGAAGGCGCTGTCGAGGTGATAACTCCGGAAGGGCGGCGGTTGTTGACCGAACGATTGCGCTGGCTGGAAGATCAAGAGCGGCTTCAAGCACCGGGCTTTGTGCGTCTGCTAAGCCCCGACGAGCAGGTGGAAGGATTTGAGCTGGATGCCGACGAGCAGCTCACGTCTTACCGCCTGCGTCGCGTAACGGGACGTGTCGTAATTGAAGAAGCATCAGCAAACGAATGA
- the lptB gene encoding LPS export ABC transporter ATP-binding protein → MNVQNATELRAEGLSKRYRKRFVVQDVSLRVRQGEIVGLLGPNGAGKTTTFYMIVGMVRPNAGKIFLGNREITHLPMYQRARLGVGYLAQEASIFRQLTVEENLEAVLEFQPLSRAERRARVEQLLQEFGLERVRRSKGYMLSGGERRRTEIARALATRPRFLLLDEPFAGIDPIAVEELMALVADLRARGIGVLITDHNVHETLAITDRAYLLYEGRIFQHGTAEELAADPEVRRRYLGEKFTLERYR, encoded by the coding sequence ATGAACGTGCAGAACGCCACTGAACTGCGGGCCGAAGGGCTCTCCAAGCGCTATCGCAAACGTTTTGTGGTGCAAGACGTCAGCTTGCGCGTGCGTCAGGGGGAGATTGTAGGATTGCTGGGGCCCAACGGTGCTGGCAAAACCACTACCTTTTACATGATTGTGGGGATGGTGCGGCCTAATGCGGGCAAAATTTTTCTGGGGAACCGGGAGATCACGCATCTGCCTATGTATCAGCGAGCCCGGCTGGGAGTGGGATACCTGGCGCAGGAAGCCTCGATTTTTCGCCAACTGACGGTCGAAGAGAATCTGGAAGCCGTGCTGGAATTTCAGCCGCTCAGCCGGGCCGAGCGTCGGGCGCGTGTGGAGCAGTTGCTGCAGGAGTTTGGGCTGGAGCGCGTGCGCCGTTCAAAAGGCTACATGCTCTCAGGAGGAGAGCGGCGCCGCACGGAAATCGCGCGAGCCCTGGCTACCCGGCCGCGTTTTTTGCTGCTGGACGAGCCCTTTGCCGGTATTGATCCCATTGCGGTCGAAGAGCTCATGGCGCTGGTAGCGGATCTGCGAGCGCGCGGCATCGGCGTGCTCATTACCGATCACAACGTGCACGAAACACTGGCCATCACCGACCGGGCCTATCTGCTGTACGAGGGCCGCATCTTCCAACATGGCACCGCCGAAGAGCTGGCTGCGGATCCTGAAGTGCGCCGGCGCTATCTGGGTGAAAAGTTTACGCTGGAGCGCTATCGTTAA
- the aroF gene encoding 3-deoxy-7-phosphoheptulonate synthase gives MVVVMQPGATEAQIQAVIERLNAYGFDVHRSTGVNQTVLGAIGVKPDFDIRHIKVLDGVADVYRVTEPYKFASRTWKKEDTQIEVKGVVIGGSEVVVMAGPCSVESEEQIQATAAHVAAQGATFLRGGAFKPRTSPYSFQGLGEVGLKLLREAADQYGLRVITEVMEVGQIELIYPYTDVFQVGARNMQNFALLKELGKVDKPVFLKRGPAATIEEWLMSAEYIIAHGNPQVILCERGIRTFETQTRNTLDLSAIPVIKQKSHLPIVADPSHGTGLRDKVIPMARAAVAAGADGIMVEVHPDPPTAKSDGPQSLYFDQFTEMMRQIRLIAQVIGRTVREPLSETV, from the coding sequence ATGGTTGTGGTTATGCAGCCGGGGGCCACCGAGGCCCAGATCCAGGCCGTTATTGAGCGGCTCAACGCATATGGCTTTGACGTGCATCGCTCAACCGGAGTCAATCAGACGGTTCTAGGCGCTATCGGAGTCAAGCCAGACTTTGACATTCGGCACATCAAGGTGCTTGACGGGGTGGCGGACGTGTATCGGGTAACCGAGCCGTACAAGTTCGCCAGCCGCACCTGGAAGAAAGAGGATACGCAGATTGAGGTAAAAGGGGTAGTTATCGGCGGGTCTGAGGTGGTAGTAATGGCCGGACCATGCTCTGTTGAAAGTGAAGAGCAGATTCAGGCCACGGCTGCCCATGTAGCCGCACAGGGCGCCACATTTTTGCGAGGCGGTGCTTTTAAACCTCGCACTTCTCCATATTCTTTTCAGGGACTGGGAGAAGTAGGGCTGAAGCTGTTGCGGGAGGCGGCCGACCAGTATGGGTTGCGCGTCATCACCGAGGTTATGGAGGTCGGCCAGATTGAGCTGATTTATCCCTACACGGACGTTTTCCAGGTAGGAGCTCGCAACATGCAAAATTTTGCGTTGCTCAAGGAGCTGGGCAAAGTGGATAAGCCCGTCTTTTTGAAGCGGGGGCCGGCGGCTACCATTGAAGAGTGGTTGATGAGTGCGGAATACATCATTGCACATGGCAATCCGCAGGTGATTCTCTGCGAGCGTGGCATTCGGACCTTTGAAACGCAGACTCGCAATACCCTTGATCTGTCTGCTATTCCTGTGATCAAGCAGAAGAGCCATTTGCCTATTGTGGCCGATCCCAGCCATGGCACCGGGCTTCGTGACAAAGTGATTCCAATGGCTCGGGCGGCCGTAGCTGCGGGTGCTGATGGCATCATGGTAGAAGTGCATCCGGATCCTCCTACGGCCAAAAGCGATGGGCCCCAGTCGCTTTACTTTGATCAGTTTACGGAAATGATGCGTCAGATACGGCTCATTGCTCAGGTTATCGGCCGAACGGTCCGGGAGCCCCTCTCGGAAACCGTCTGA
- a CDS encoding PP2C family protein-serine/threonine phosphatase: MARYSILVVEDEHTLRRLLEYRLSKYYRVRSAANGEEALQLVLEEIPDLIISDIMMPKMDGFALQQALQTRKETRAIPFIFLTAKADEQSRMRGMRMGVDDYITKPFDIDQLLARIERLLERTRYFQTQLDARIGQDFSKKLMPKRLPSVPGYRLYFHNSPKEYGGGDFFDWTQHPSGAFFITIGDVMGKGLQAKFYAFSFLSYIRGTLYAMLQTSQSPAELLRRVNHVLMQDTVMEETFASLLILRWDPNAHEITYANAGHCRPILVKDNQAAEVVEYSDLILGLDPNATFQDTTLTIPAGGGLLLYTDGLMEQRTTTGEMIGEQGLLELAPLMVGAEDPVQNLLQGVLSRCNTDTFDDDILFFWMERLS, encoded by the coding sequence ATGGCTCGATATTCCATTTTAGTTGTTGAGGATGAGCACACGCTGCGCCGTTTGCTCGAATACCGGCTGAGTAAGTACTACCGGGTGCGCTCGGCCGCCAACGGCGAGGAGGCGCTCCAGTTAGTGCTGGAGGAAATCCCCGACCTGATCATCTCGGACATTATGATGCCGAAGATGGATGGGTTCGCCCTCCAGCAGGCCCTGCAAACTCGTAAAGAAACCCGTGCTATTCCGTTCATCTTCCTGACCGCTAAAGCCGACGAGCAAAGCCGCATGCGTGGCATGCGCATGGGCGTGGACGACTACATCACCAAACCTTTTGATATTGATCAACTGCTCGCTCGCATTGAACGGCTACTGGAACGCACTCGATACTTTCAAACGCAGCTCGACGCGCGCATTGGACAAGACTTTTCGAAAAAGCTTATGCCCAAACGGCTTCCTTCCGTTCCGGGCTATCGACTCTACTTTCACAACAGCCCCAAAGAATATGGCGGCGGGGACTTTTTTGATTGGACGCAACATCCAAGCGGCGCTTTCTTTATTACGATTGGCGACGTGATGGGCAAGGGGCTGCAAGCTAAGTTCTATGCGTTTAGCTTTCTCAGCTACATTCGGGGCACGCTCTACGCTATGCTCCAGACCTCTCAGTCGCCCGCCGAACTCCTCCGACGGGTCAACCACGTGCTGATGCAAGACACCGTCATGGAGGAGACGTTTGCTTCGCTACTTATCCTGCGATGGGATCCCAATGCACACGAGATTACCTATGCCAACGCGGGCCATTGCCGTCCGATTCTGGTCAAAGATAACCAGGCGGCCGAAGTGGTCGAATACAGTGATCTGATCCTGGGGCTGGATCCCAACGCTACTTTTCAGGACACAACGTTGACCATTCCGGCCGGCGGCGGACTCCTGCTCTACACCGACGGCCTGATGGAGCAACGCACGACAACAGGCGAAATGATCGGCGAGCAAGGCCTGTTGGAACTTGCGCCTCTGATGGTTGGCGCAGAAGATCCGGTTCAGAATCTCTTGCAGGGCGTCCTGAGCCGCTGCAACACCGACACGTTCGACGATGATATCCTTTTCTTCTGGATGGAACGCCTGAGCTAA
- the glmS gene encoding glutamine--fructose-6-phosphate transaminase (isomerizing), translated as MCGIVGYIGHRPAAELLLNGLKRLEYRGYDSAGIAVVGNGRLQVYKRKGKVNELAAALRERLPEGTLGVGHTRWATHGAPNDVNAHPHVSSNGDFALVHNGIIENYAALRKRLQQKGYVFRSETDTEALVHLIDDVRRATGLPLPEAVRQALTQVVGTYGLAIVSATDPDLLIAARKGSPLILGIGEGEYFLASDAAPIVEHTRQVVYLNDGEVVVVRRDGYEVRTIDNVLLEKEVHELEWDLEQIEKGGYPHFMLKEIMEQPEALENCLRGRLDLPHNTVKLGGLIDVMDRVQAADRIIICACGTSWHAGLVGEYLIEEFARIPVEVEYASEFRYRNPVLRANDVVIAISQSGETADTLAAVREAKRQGVLTLGICNVVGSTIARETDAGVYLHVGPEIGVASTKAFTAQVTVLTLLALKLAEGRTLSEAEMAQALRALAEIPEKVRQVLALDEEIRRIAHVYRYASNFLYLGRGYNFPVALEGALKLKEISYIHAEGYPAAEMKHGPIALIDRFMPVVFIAMKDRTYDKVVSNIEEVVARQGSVIAITDEGNGELDALCEYVIRIPPAPDFLTPLLTVVPLQLLAYHIAVMRGCNVDQPRNLAKSVTVE; from the coding sequence ATGTGTGGAATCGTTGGATATATCGGGCATCGTCCGGCTGCTGAGTTGCTACTCAATGGCCTCAAACGGCTGGAATACCGCGGCTACGATTCGGCTGGTATTGCCGTTGTTGGCAACGGGCGCCTGCAGGTATACAAGCGCAAAGGAAAAGTAAACGAGCTGGCCGCTGCGCTGCGCGAGCGCCTGCCGGAAGGTACGCTGGGCGTCGGACACACCCGCTGGGCAACCCATGGAGCGCCGAACGATGTCAACGCCCACCCACACGTCAGCAGCAATGGGGATTTTGCCCTGGTGCACAACGGAATTATTGAAAACTATGCTGCGCTGCGCAAACGGCTCCAGCAAAAAGGCTACGTGTTTCGTAGCGAAACCGACACGGAAGCCCTGGTGCACCTGATCGACGATGTGCGTCGCGCTACAGGACTGCCTCTCCCGGAAGCTGTCCGTCAAGCCCTGACGCAGGTGGTCGGAACCTACGGGCTGGCTATCGTGTCGGCCACTGATCCTGATCTGCTCATTGCTGCTCGGAAAGGCAGTCCCCTGATTCTGGGAATCGGCGAGGGGGAGTACTTTCTGGCTTCCGATGCCGCTCCCATTGTAGAGCACACACGCCAGGTGGTCTATCTGAACGATGGCGAGGTCGTTGTGGTGCGTCGCGATGGGTATGAGGTGCGCACCATTGACAACGTGCTGCTCGAAAAGGAAGTCCATGAGCTAGAGTGGGACCTGGAGCAAATCGAAAAGGGGGGCTATCCGCATTTCATGCTCAAAGAAATTATGGAGCAGCCCGAAGCCCTGGAGAATTGTCTGCGAGGACGGCTCGACCTGCCCCACAACACGGTGAAGCTGGGAGGGCTGATCGACGTCATGGACCGCGTGCAGGCGGCCGACCGCATCATTATCTGCGCCTGTGGCACCTCGTGGCATGCCGGCTTGGTCGGTGAGTACTTAATTGAGGAATTTGCCCGCATCCCGGTAGAAGTAGAGTATGCCAGCGAATTTCGCTATCGGAATCCCGTGCTGCGTGCCAACGATGTCGTGATTGCGATCTCGCAAAGCGGAGAGACGGCCGATACGCTGGCCGCTGTGCGGGAAGCCAAGCGCCAGGGCGTGCTGACGCTGGGCATTTGCAACGTGGTGGGCTCAACCATTGCGCGGGAGACGGACGCCGGCGTCTATTTGCATGTCGGACCAGAGATTGGGGTGGCTTCGACCAAGGCGTTCACGGCGCAGGTAACCGTTCTAACTCTGCTGGCTCTCAAGCTGGCCGAAGGGCGTACGCTTTCCGAAGCGGAAATGGCGCAGGCCCTGCGCGCCCTTGCTGAAATCCCGGAAAAGGTACGCCAGGTGTTGGCCTTGGACGAAGAGATCCGTCGCATTGCGCACGTCTACCGCTACGCTTCCAACTTCCTCTATCTCGGACGGGGCTACAACTTCCCCGTGGCCCTTGAGGGCGCCCTCAAGCTCAAGGAAATTTCTTATATCCATGCCGAAGGGTATCCGGCGGCCGAGATGAAGCACGGGCCGATTGCGCTCATTGACCGCTTCATGCCGGTCGTGTTCATAGCCATGAAAGACCGGACCTACGATAAGGTGGTCTCGAACATTGAGGAGGTGGTCGCCCGCCAGGGTTCGGTCATTGCCATCACCGACGAGGGCAACGGGGAGCTGGACGCGCTCTGCGAATACGTGATTCGCATTCCACCTGCCCCCGACTTTCTGACTCCGTTACTCACGGTGGTGCCCCTCCAATTACTGGCCTATCACATCGCTGTGATGCGCGGTTGTAACGTTGATCAGCCGCGTAACCTGGCCAAGAGTGTGACGGTTGAATAG
- a CDS encoding OstA-like protein: MISLLLGLLLGWGGWGDVPLLQVQSADTSRRPVALQADSLIGGVDAAGRRFRELIGHVFLQQDETRLWADRATQWPEERRIRFVGNVRIVERGDSLAADTVYYDSRQKVGRAVGRVRLWDGSVMVEAPMGWYYTREKRAVFEAGVRLADSAAVLTSQRGVYWSDEKRAAFYGNVRLEGKNRYLEADTVIYFRDTEVALAKGHVFIEQQDTTEDGTVTRTLLLGREAFNNEQTGYSRLTGRPLLVLLRPEDAGRVDTLLVRAGQLHFIRQDSLRRLVAVDSVRLWQQRLSARADSLVYDRVVQNGTILWEEVRLFGQPIAWLEETQVSGDTLWLRGGADRDTLWVFPNAFVVQRDTVLNRLQQLKGRRLTGYFAQDSLRKLIVGPNAEAIYYLRDRNDSLQGAVRVSGDEIVFWFEQSRVRRVRVWGGVQGVQYERDRIPMPFQLEGFRWVPELRPEPAHFLQETWIRQRLRMLPKWRQPAPPAAPAANPTTHERAERH; this comes from the coding sequence ATGATCAGCCTCCTATTAGGGTTGCTGTTGGGATGGGGAGGATGGGGCGACGTGCCACTTCTTCAGGTACAGTCGGCCGATACAAGTCGCCGGCCGGTAGCGTTGCAGGCCGACTCCCTCATAGGGGGGGTGGACGCCGCAGGTCGGCGTTTCCGCGAGCTGATAGGCCATGTCTTTCTCCAACAGGACGAGACGCGACTCTGGGCTGATCGTGCCACGCAGTGGCCCGAAGAGCGGCGTATCCGTTTTGTAGGGAACGTACGCATTGTCGAGCGGGGCGACTCGCTAGCAGCCGATACGGTCTATTATGACAGCCGTCAGAAGGTCGGACGGGCGGTCGGACGGGTTCGGCTCTGGGATGGCAGTGTAATGGTGGAAGCGCCAATGGGATGGTATTATACCCGAGAAAAGCGGGCGGTCTTTGAAGCTGGGGTGCGCCTGGCCGATAGTGCGGCGGTTTTGACCAGTCAGCGGGGCGTGTACTGGTCCGACGAAAAACGGGCCGCGTTCTACGGAAACGTGCGACTTGAAGGCAAAAACCGCTACCTGGAGGCAGATACCGTTATCTACTTCCGTGATACGGAGGTGGCGCTGGCAAAAGGACATGTCTTTATTGAACAACAGGATACGACAGAGGATGGTACGGTGACGCGAACGTTGCTTTTGGGACGAGAGGCTTTTAACAACGAACAGACAGGCTACAGTCGGCTGACCGGACGTCCCCTGCTGGTACTGTTGCGACCAGAGGATGCCGGGCGGGTTGACACCTTGTTGGTGCGAGCGGGGCAATTGCACTTTATTCGACAGGATTCGCTGCGGCGGTTGGTCGCCGTCGATTCGGTTCGGCTCTGGCAGCAGCGGTTGTCAGCCCGGGCCGACTCACTGGTGTACGACCGAGTCGTTCAAAATGGCACTATCCTGTGGGAGGAAGTGCGGTTGTTTGGACAACCTATCGCGTGGCTCGAAGAAACGCAGGTTTCGGGCGATACGCTCTGGTTACGGGGAGGGGCAGACCGCGACACGCTCTGGGTGTTTCCGAACGCCTTTGTGGTGCAACGCGATACGGTGCTTAACCGGCTGCAACAGCTCAAGGGGCGTCGCCTGACAGGGTATTTTGCGCAGGACTCGCTGCGGAAGCTGATTGTGGGACCGAACGCGGAGGCAATCTATTATCTGCGGGATCGCAACGACTCGCTGCAGGGGGCTGTGCGCGTTTCAGGCGATGAAATTGTCTTCTGGTTTGAGCAAAGCCGGGTCCGCCGCGTGCGCGTGTGGGGCGGAGTACAGGGCGTGCAGTACGAACGCGACCGTATCCCGATGCCTTTCCAACTGGAAGGCTTCCGATGGGTGCCGGAACTTCGGCCAGAGCCAGCCCATTTCCTTCAAGAAACCTGGATCCGCCAGCGATTGCGCATGCTTCCGAAATGGCGGCAACCTGCGCCACCCGCAGCGCCGGCCGCAAACCCGACCACCCATGAACGTGCAGAACGCCACTGA
- a CDS encoding phenylalanine--tRNA ligase beta subunit-related protein, producing MIVQIEHKIPRNDALLGLVRAEGVAVTLEPEGLSQALQQLLSERKQLPPELETRRQAVRHLLRNGRYKPTGRAKPASEYLLREAQAGRFPRINGVVDVANYMSLLHMLPVSLWDLDRAGTTHFRFRLGADGEAYVFNTAGQQIELADLIVGCRVDPATGTDDPIVNPVKDSLATKTDDTTSRVVACIYTPAAAVSRETLEAICQSFADWLARCGMHVETAWTVLQPEQTSTL from the coding sequence ATGATCGTTCAAATTGAGCATAAGATCCCGCGAAACGACGCCCTGCTCGGTCTGGTGCGGGCAGAAGGAGTAGCCGTTACCCTCGAGCCCGAAGGACTATCACAAGCGTTGCAACAACTTCTGTCTGAACGGAAACAATTGCCGCCCGAGCTGGAAACGCGGCGGCAGGCTGTGCGGCATCTGCTACGTAACGGACGCTACAAGCCGACCGGTCGTGCCAAGCCGGCCAGCGAGTATCTGCTCCGGGAAGCGCAGGCAGGACGCTTCCCGCGCATCAATGGAGTGGTAGATGTTGCCAACTACATGAGTCTGCTGCACATGCTACCCGTATCCCTCTGGGACCTGGACCGGGCTGGGACGACCCATTTCCGCTTCCGACTTGGCGCCGACGGGGAGGCGTATGTGTTCAACACAGCCGGACAGCAAATTGAACTGGCCGATTTGATTGTGGGCTGTCGCGTAGATCCTGCTACAGGGACGGATGACCCGATTGTGAACCCGGTCAAAGACAGCCTCGCCACGAAAACGGATGACACAACCAGCCGCGTGGTTGCATGCATCTATACCCCCGCTGCTGCTGTTTCCCGGGAGACGTTGGAAGCAATCTGCCAGAGCTTCGCCGACTGGCTGGCTCGATGCGGAATGCACGTGGAAACAGCCTGGACCGTACTCCAACCAGAACAGACCAGCACGCTATGA
- the thiI gene encoding tRNA uracil 4-sulfurtransferase ThiI has translation MADRSSTAHAPALLFLRPASELTLKSSRTRRRFQQLLVRNLKDALRSQEIPYRFQGSWSWFLIETEAPLQAIDVLRHVPGIGPIMPIELVTGTTLEEIVRRGTETFAERVRGRRFAVRARRRGDHPYRSRDIEVELGAALRPFAERVDLTNPEVTVYVEVREDRAYFYTTILKGMGGLPIGSQGKALVLISGGFDSAVAAWLALRRGVAVDYLFCNLGGKAYERAVLQVAKVLADAWSFGTRPRFYSLDFGPVVDEMRRHVRPAYWQVVLKRLMYRAGEAIARESDALALITGESLGQVSSQTLKNLHAIEAGTSLPVLRPLLTYDKEEIIDLARQIGTATLSERVREYCALTPDRPVTATRPEAVDQEMAKLPLSVLEQAIATATVYDLRALSASELVTPYLFIEEIPEDAEVIDCQSEALYEHWHYPGARHMDPWQLLQQFRHLDRNRVYVLYCPRGLQSAYVAEVMQREGYEAYSFKGGVPALKAYAQARGIEVPEF, from the coding sequence ATGGCCGACCGTAGCTCTACTGCGCACGCTCCGGCGCTTTTGTTTTTGCGTCCTGCTTCGGAACTGACGCTCAAGTCAAGCCGAACGCGCCGCCGCTTTCAGCAACTGCTGGTGCGCAACCTGAAAGATGCGCTGCGCAGCCAGGAAATTCCGTATCGGTTTCAGGGATCCTGGAGCTGGTTTCTGATCGAAACCGAAGCGCCGCTGCAGGCCATCGACGTGCTACGCCACGTACCGGGCATTGGTCCGATCATGCCGATCGAGCTGGTTACGGGCACCACGCTTGAGGAAATTGTGCGCCGCGGTACTGAAACGTTTGCAGAGCGGGTGCGAGGGCGTCGTTTTGCTGTGCGCGCTCGTCGCCGGGGCGATCATCCTTACCGCTCCCGGGATATTGAGGTTGAACTCGGCGCAGCGCTTCGTCCTTTTGCCGAGCGGGTAGACCTGACCAACCCGGAGGTTACAGTCTACGTGGAAGTGCGCGAAGATCGCGCCTACTTTTATACAACGATTCTTAAGGGAATGGGAGGGTTGCCCATTGGCAGCCAGGGCAAGGCCCTGGTGCTCATTTCCGGTGGGTTTGATTCGGCTGTTGCTGCCTGGCTTGCGCTGCGGCGCGGCGTAGCCGTCGACTACCTGTTCTGCAACCTGGGCGGCAAAGCCTATGAGCGCGCGGTGCTGCAGGTGGCCAAAGTGCTGGCCGATGCCTGGAGCTTTGGCACGCGCCCACGCTTTTACTCGCTGGATTTTGGGCCGGTCGTTGACGAAATGCGCCGCCACGTGCGTCCCGCTTACTGGCAGGTGGTGCTCAAGCGCTTAATGTACCGGGCTGGCGAGGCCATTGCGCGGGAGTCGGACGCCCTGGCCCTCATTACCGGGGAGTCGCTGGGCCAGGTCTCTTCCCAGACGCTTAAAAACCTGCACGCTATTGAGGCGGGAACGTCGCTGCCTGTGCTCCGCCCGCTGCTTACCTATGACAAAGAAGAGATTATTGATCTGGCCCGACAGATCGGCACCGCCACCCTTTCGGAGCGCGTGCGGGAGTACTGCGCGCTAACGCCCGACCGCCCGGTAACCGCTACCCGGCCGGAAGCGGTCGACCAGGAAATGGCGAAGCTCCCTCTGTCGGTTCTGGAGCAGGCTATCGCCACAGCAACCGTCTACGACCTGCGCGCGCTATCGGCCTCGGAGCTGGTCACGCCCTACCTGTTCATTGAAGAAATTCCAGAAGATGCTGAGGTCATCGACTGTCAGAGCGAAGCGCTTTACGAACACTGGCACTATCCAGGAGCCCGCCACATGGACCCCTGGCAATTGCTGCAGCAGTTCCGCCATCTGGATCGCAACCGCGTCTATGTGCTCTACTGTCCACGCGGCCTGCAATCGGCTTACGTAGCCGAAGTAATGCAGCGGGAAGGATATGAAGCGTACTCCTTCAAAGGAGGCGTGCCCGCGCTGAAAGCGTACGCCCAGGCGCGCGGAATCGAGGTGCCCGAGTTTTAA
- a CDS encoding STAS domain-containing protein produces the protein MSFTVEPLSAETVVIRVGKALDFRNAAEFKAICQEQVQSGVRNFILDFSETGILDSTGLGAIFSLYRQVSPRNGQVVFASVSRPVQVVVQLTRTYKVFRQFPSVEAAQEALQQA, from the coding sequence ATGAGTTTTACGGTTGAACCCCTGAGCGCCGAAACAGTCGTTATCCGCGTGGGCAAAGCCCTGGACTTCCGCAATGCCGCGGAGTTCAAAGCCATCTGCCAGGAACAGGTGCAAAGCGGCGTCCGCAACTTTATCCTGGATTTCTCGGAAACGGGAATCCTGGATTCTACCGGATTAGGTGCCATTTTTTCCCTGTACCGGCAAGTTTCGCCGCGGAATGGCCAGGTGGTCTTCGCGTCGGTCTCGCGGCCTGTGCAGGTGGTTGTGCAGTTGACGCGAACGTACAAGGTTTTCCGGCAGTTTCCCTCGGTTGAGGCGGCACAAGAAGCATTGCAACAAGCCTGA
- a CDS encoding ATP-binding protein translates to MMREVRYRFNNLEDLIDQVHTLFSRPDADLPLPPEDDLRYRVQLTVHEWLANLIQHARFGNRVPTIELTIRCNGKLVECFIDDNSEGFDLNGRLESNPSIQEAFPERGMGLHFIRACTQKLSYIRLKDGRHRLIFTIVKDEDPWLDIPF, encoded by the coding sequence ATGATGAGAGAAGTGCGTTACCGGTTTAACAACTTGGAGGATCTGATCGACCAGGTACACACCCTTTTCTCCCGGCCGGATGCCGATCTTCCGCTGCCTCCGGAAGACGATCTGCGTTATCGTGTTCAGTTGACCGTCCATGAATGGCTGGCCAACTTGATTCAACATGCGCGCTTTGGCAATCGCGTGCCAACTATTGAATTGACCATTCGCTGCAATGGAAAGCTCGTCGAGTGTTTCATTGACGATAACTCGGAAGGATTTGATCTGAACGGTCGCCTGGAATCGAACCCATCGATTCAGGAAGCTTTCCCTGAACGAGGCATGGGCCTGCACTTTATTCGCGCCTGTACGCAAAAGCTCAGCTACATCCGACTAAAGGATGGCCGGCATCGTCTGATCTTTACGATAGTCAAAGACGAAGACCCATGGCTCGATATTCCATTTTAG